Proteins co-encoded in one Acidovorax sp. 69 genomic window:
- a CDS encoding alpha-2-macroglobulin: MLAASLSLLAWGAQALQIASFSPQGEVARVRQVVAKFDAAAVNFGDPKAPAPLNLSCSDASVTKGAGRWTGEREWVFDFERDLPPGVRCTASVKPGFKSAAGAELTGAKSYQFNSGGPFVQNLRPSTYEQIDEEQFFVLFLNGAATTASVQANVWCTAEGVGERIPVRLIEGAQRAEILKGLGLEKDAAREPLAFATLACNRRFTSGSRMQIVFGKGVATPSGVANTVEKRFDFKVREPFSAEFSCERENAQAACLPIRPMILSFNAPVPRKLAAAIRLKSGKETLKPQIDGGAEGAQGDALVNSLQFSAPLAENTAFTIELPKDFKDASGRPLRNADNFPLKVSTGGMPPLAKFAAAPFGIVERFAEGPASDNPPALLPVTLRNVEAALRVQGLQAGVAAAAPPAGKVSTLKPGTDADIIAWFHKVRRYDSYVVDRKQARQDVTGPLPKVLDDDKEYVQSRMLSLLAGKGGVKTLDLPKPASNDPRPFEVVGIPLTPGFHVVEIASQKLGASLLDDRHGEGRTMYVRTSALVTNLGVHFKLGRENALAWVTTLDKGLPVQGATVRVSDCRGKELAQAVTDAQGIARVEGLSSEPPGCNANGEEDGGQAYFVSARHKGVDGVEDMAFTWSDWQRGIEPWRFNVPTSRATEPDERAHTIFDRTLFRAGETVSMKHLLRAETRQGFALSAARPDKLVITHLGSGQQFTQPLAWRGTATGGLSAQSSFAIPPAAKLGVYQVELGGNGTVNGSLASGSFRVEEFRLPVLEGRITPVEKKALVRARSVPTDVQINYVAGGGAANLPVRVSALVRGKSLQFSDYDTFSFNPPRKREQSNASSDDEEATASQDARVIADKLPLTLDKNGAGKVTIDNVPQARQPQELLLEATYADPNGEVQTLRSTQALWPAGVVAGIKTEGWVSARQKIRFQALALQHNGKPAADTSLQVQAMARITTTTRKRMVGGFYSYDNQTDTKDLGTLCTGKSDARGLLLCESKLDEAGEVELVVTATDKDGNTSVAASSVWVTRQGELWFGGEDHDRIDLLPEKKSYQPGETAKFQVRMPFRYATALVAVEREGIIDTQVVQLNGQDPTVSLKVQPDWGPNVYVSVLALRGRLREVPWYSFFTWGFKAPREWWTSFWYEGKEYQAPTALVDLSKPAFRLGLAEIRVGTQAHQIDVKVTADKESYAVRGKAEVTITATLPGGKPAANAEVALAAVDQALLELMPNNSWNLLEAMLQRRSWGVETSTAQMEIIGRRHYGKKAVPAGGGGGKSPTRELLDTLLLWEPAIKLDANGQAKVTVPLNDALTTFKIVAVADASTGLFGTGSTSIRATQDLQIISGLPPLVREDDQFRAQITLRNTTKTAMKVEVAPRATLLDLKPQTIDIPPGEAREVAWDVTAPAQLAQTRAEAILWEIEAKDQVSGARDALKARQRIIPAVPLTVQQATLVQVDGSFNLDVNPPADALPGRGGLKMSLQPKLAEGLPGVRDWWARYPFACLEQKTSKAVGLRDGVLWQTVVAQLPTYLDSDGLANYFPPRDGDANRGSDTLTAYVLAATHEAAAINPAFALPDAARAPMERGLIAFVEGRIQRNFWSPRKDLDMRKVAALEALSRYGKAQGRMVSSITIAPNQWPTHTVIDWVNVLKRVADVPQRDQRLAEALQILRSRLSFQGTKLIFSTEQDDYWWWLMQNGDVNTARLMLAVMDDPAWKDDMGRLANGFISRQQGGAWHTTTANLWGGLALEKFSAKFEATPVSGTTKASMGGNTASVDWSKVERVKASDLTGAAHQTTWFGAPASPGNLKNNDMFLAWGKAGGKENLAVAHQGPGKPWLTLQSVAAVQLKAPFAAGYAITKTITPVEQANKSLPAGQYTRGDVLRVTLEVNASADMTWVAITDPIPGGATILGSGLGRDSEIATQGEKKSGSGWAAFEERSFESFRSYYEYLPKGTVKMEYTVRLNNAGDFALPPSRVEAMYAPEMFGESPNARVKVQVAK; the protein is encoded by the coding sequence ATGTTGGCCGCCAGTCTGTCGCTGCTGGCCTGGGGTGCGCAGGCCCTGCAGATCGCCAGCTTCTCGCCCCAGGGCGAGGTGGCGCGCGTGCGCCAGGTGGTGGCCAAGTTCGATGCCGCTGCGGTCAACTTTGGTGACCCCAAGGCGCCAGCGCCCCTGAACCTGAGCTGCAGCGATGCCAGCGTCACCAAGGGAGCAGGCCGCTGGACCGGCGAGCGCGAGTGGGTGTTTGACTTTGAGCGCGACCTGCCGCCGGGCGTGCGTTGCACGGCCAGCGTCAAACCAGGCTTCAAATCGGCCGCTGGCGCAGAGCTGACGGGCGCTAAAAGCTATCAGTTCAATAGCGGCGGGCCGTTTGTGCAGAACCTCCGCCCCAGCACGTACGAGCAGATCGACGAAGAGCAGTTCTTTGTGCTGTTTCTCAATGGCGCCGCCACCACGGCCAGCGTGCAGGCCAATGTGTGGTGCACGGCCGAAGGCGTGGGCGAGCGCATCCCCGTGCGTTTGATCGAGGGCGCCCAGCGCGCCGAGATCCTCAAAGGCCTGGGCCTGGAGAAGGATGCCGCACGCGAGCCCCTGGCCTTTGCCACGCTCGCCTGCAACCGCCGGTTCACCTCGGGCTCGCGCATGCAGATCGTGTTCGGCAAGGGCGTGGCCACCCCCAGCGGGGTCGCCAACACGGTGGAAAAGCGCTTTGACTTCAAGGTGCGCGAGCCGTTCTCGGCCGAGTTCAGCTGCGAGCGCGAAAACGCCCAGGCAGCCTGCCTGCCAATTCGCCCCATGATCTTGTCCTTCAACGCGCCGGTGCCGCGCAAGCTGGCGGCGGCCATCCGCCTCAAATCCGGCAAGGAAACCCTCAAGCCCCAGATAGATGGGGGCGCAGAGGGCGCGCAGGGTGATGCGCTGGTCAACAGCCTGCAGTTCAGCGCCCCCCTGGCCGAGAACACCGCTTTCACCATCGAGCTGCCCAAAGACTTCAAGGACGCCTCGGGGCGCCCACTGCGCAATGCCGACAACTTCCCGCTCAAGGTGTCCACGGGCGGCATGCCGCCGCTGGCCAAGTTTGCGGCGGCGCCGTTTGGCATCGTGGAGCGTTTTGCCGAAGGCCCCGCATCGGACAACCCCCCGGCGTTGCTGCCTGTGACGCTGCGCAACGTGGAGGCCGCCCTGCGCGTGCAGGGTCTGCAAGCGGGCGTGGCGGCCGCCGCCCCACCGGCTGGCAAGGTGAGCACGCTCAAGCCCGGCACCGACGCAGACATCATTGCCTGGTTCCACAAGGTACGGCGGTATGACAGCTACGTGGTGGATCGCAAGCAGGCGCGCCAGGATGTGACGGGCCCCTTGCCCAAGGTGCTCGACGACGACAAGGAATATGTGCAGTCCCGCATGCTGTCGCTGCTGGCGGGCAAGGGCGGCGTCAAGACGCTGGACCTGCCCAAGCCCGCAAGCAACGACCCGCGCCCGTTCGAGGTGGTGGGCATTCCGCTCACGCCCGGCTTCCATGTGGTGGAGATTGCCTCGCAAAAGCTCGGCGCCTCGCTGCTGGACGACCGCCATGGCGAAGGCCGCACGATGTATGTGCGCACCTCGGCGCTGGTGACCAACCTGGGCGTGCATTTCAAGCTGGGCCGCGAAAACGCGCTGGCCTGGGTCACCACGCTCGACAAGGGCCTGCCCGTGCAGGGCGCCACGGTGCGGGTGTCCGACTGCCGCGGAAAGGAACTGGCGCAGGCCGTGACCGATGCGCAGGGCATTGCGCGTGTGGAGGGGCTCTCGTCAGAGCCGCCCGGCTGCAACGCCAATGGCGAAGAGGACGGTGGCCAGGCCTACTTTGTGAGCGCGCGCCACAAGGGCGTGGATGGCGTGGAGGACATGGCCTTTACCTGGAGCGACTGGCAGCGCGGCATCGAGCCTTGGCGCTTTAACGTGCCCACCAGCCGTGCCACCGAGCCGGACGAACGCGCCCACACCATCTTCGACCGCACGCTGTTCCGCGCGGGTGAAACCGTATCGATGAAGCACCTGCTGCGCGCTGAAACGCGCCAGGGCTTTGCGCTCTCAGCGGCGCGACCCGATAAGCTCGTGATCACCCACCTGGGCAGCGGGCAGCAGTTCACCCAGCCCCTGGCGTGGCGGGGCACAGCCACGGGAGGGCTCAGCGCGCAAAGCAGCTTTGCCATCCCGCCCGCCGCCAAGCTTGGGGTGTACCAGGTCGAGCTGGGAGGCAACGGCACGGTGAACGGCAGCCTGGCGTCGGGCTCGTTCCGCGTGGAGGAGTTCCGCCTGCCCGTGCTGGAAGGCCGCATCACCCCGGTGGAAAAGAAAGCGCTGGTGCGTGCGCGCTCAGTGCCCACCGACGTGCAGATCAACTATGTGGCCGGTGGCGGCGCCGCCAACCTGCCGGTGCGCGTGTCGGCCCTGGTGCGCGGCAAGTCCCTGCAGTTCAGCGACTACGACACCTTCAGCTTCAACCCGCCGCGCAAGCGCGAGCAGAGCAACGCCAGCAGCGACGACGAAGAAGCCACCGCCAGCCAGGACGCGCGCGTGATCGCCGACAAGCTGCCGCTCACGCTGGACAAGAACGGTGCGGGCAAGGTCACCATCGACAACGTGCCCCAGGCCCGCCAGCCGCAGGAGCTGCTGCTGGAGGCCACCTATGCCGACCCCAATGGCGAGGTGCAGACCCTTCGCAGCACGCAGGCGCTGTGGCCTGCCGGTGTGGTGGCGGGCATCAAGACCGAGGGCTGGGTGTCTGCCCGCCAGAAGATCCGCTTTCAGGCACTGGCACTGCAACACAACGGCAAGCCTGCGGCCGACACGTCGCTGCAGGTGCAAGCCATGGCCCGCATCACCACCACCACGCGCAAGCGCATGGTGGGCGGCTTCTACAGCTACGACAACCAGACCGACACCAAGGACCTGGGCACGTTGTGCACGGGCAAGAGCGACGCGCGCGGCCTGTTGCTGTGCGAATCCAAACTCGACGAGGCGGGCGAGGTGGAGCTGGTGGTCACCGCCACCGACAAGGACGGCAACACCAGCGTGGCCGCGTCGTCGGTGTGGGTCACGCGCCAGGGCGAGTTGTGGTTTGGTGGTGAAGACCATGACCGCATCGACCTGCTGCCCGAAAAGAAAAGCTACCAACCCGGCGAGACCGCCAAGTTCCAGGTGCGCATGCCGTTCCGCTATGCCACGGCCCTGGTGGCCGTGGAGCGCGAAGGCATCATCGATACGCAGGTGGTGCAGCTCAACGGGCAAGACCCGACCGTGAGCCTGAAGGTGCAGCCCGACTGGGGCCCCAACGTTTACGTGAGCGTGCTGGCCCTGCGCGGCCGCCTGCGCGAGGTGCCGTGGTACAGCTTCTTCACCTGGGGCTTCAAGGCACCGCGCGAGTGGTGGACCTCGTTCTGGTACGAAGGCAAGGAATACCAGGCGCCCACGGCGCTGGTGGATTTGTCCAAGCCCGCGTTCCGCCTGGGCCTGGCCGAGATCCGCGTGGGCACACAGGCCCACCAGATCGACGTGAAGGTGACTGCCGACAAGGAGAGCTACGCCGTGCGCGGCAAGGCCGAGGTCACCATCACCGCCACGCTGCCCGGTGGCAAGCCCGCTGCCAACGCCGAGGTGGCGCTGGCCGCTGTGGACCAGGCGCTGCTGGAGCTGATGCCCAACAACAGCTGGAACCTGCTCGAAGCCATGCTGCAGCGTCGCAGCTGGGGCGTGGAGACCTCGACGGCGCAGATGGAAATCATCGGCCGGCGCCACTACGGCAAGAAGGCGGTGCCTGCCGGTGGCGGTGGCGGCAAGTCGCCCACGCGCGAGCTGCTCGACACCTTGCTGCTGTGGGAGCCCGCCATCAAGCTCGACGCCAACGGCCAGGCCAAGGTGACGGTGCCGCTCAACGATGCGCTCACCACCTTCAAGATCGTGGCGGTAGCGGATGCGTCCACCGGGCTGTTTGGCACCGGCAGCACCAGCATCCGCGCCACGCAAGACCTGCAGATCATCAGTGGCCTGCCGCCGCTGGTGCGCGAGGACGACCAGTTCCGCGCCCAGATCACGCTGCGCAACACCACCAAGACTGCCATGAAGGTAGAGGTGGCACCGCGCGCCACACTGCTCGACCTGAAGCCACAGACCATCGACATTCCGCCCGGAGAGGCGCGTGAGGTGGCCTGGGACGTGACAGCCCCTGCGCAGCTGGCGCAAACGCGCGCCGAAGCCATCCTGTGGGAGATCGAAGCCAAAGACCAGGTCAGCGGCGCCCGCGACGCCCTCAAGGCCCGCCAGCGCATCATCCCGGCCGTACCGCTCACGGTGCAGCAGGCCACGCTGGTGCAGGTGGACGGCAGCTTCAACCTCGATGTGAACCCACCCGCCGACGCATTGCCTGGCCGAGGCGGCCTCAAGATGTCGCTGCAGCCCAAGCTGGCCGAAGGCCTGCCCGGCGTGCGCGACTGGTGGGCGCGTTACCCGTTTGCTTGCCTGGAGCAAAAGACCAGCAAGGCCGTGGGCCTGCGCGATGGCGTGTTGTGGCAGACCGTGGTGGCGCAGTTGCCCACCTACCTCGATAGTGACGGCCTGGCCAATTACTTCCCGCCGCGCGATGGCGATGCCAACCGGGGCAGCGACACACTCACGGCCTACGTGCTGGCAGCCACGCATGAGGCCGCCGCCATCAACCCCGCGTTTGCCCTGCCCGACGCTGCCCGTGCGCCGATGGAGCGTGGCCTGATTGCGTTTGTGGAAGGCCGCATTCAGCGCAATTTCTGGAGCCCGCGCAAGGACCTGGACATGCGCAAGGTGGCCGCGCTGGAGGCGCTGTCGCGCTACGGCAAGGCCCAGGGCCGCATGGTGAGCAGCATCACCATCGCGCCCAACCAGTGGCCCACGCACACGGTGATCGACTGGGTCAATGTCTTGAAGCGCGTGGCCGATGTGCCCCAACGCGACCAGCGCCTGGCCGAGGCGCTGCAGATCTTGCGCAGCCGCCTGTCGTTCCAGGGCACCAAGCTCATTTTCAGCACCGAGCAGGACGACTACTGGTGGTGGCTGATGCAAAACGGTGACGTGAACACTGCGCGCCTGATGCTGGCGGTGATGGACGACCCGGCCTGGAAGGACGACATGGGCCGCTTGGCCAACGGGTTCATCAGCCGCCAGCAGGGCGGGGCGTGGCACACCACCACGGCCAACCTGTGGGGCGGGCTGGCACTGGAGAAGTTCAGCGCCAAGTTCGAGGCCACACCCGTTTCGGGCACCACCAAGGCCAGCATGGGTGGCAACACCGCGAGCGTGGACTGGAGCAAGGTCGAGCGCGTGAAGGCCAGTGACCTCACGGGCGCCGCGCACCAGACCACCTGGTTCGGTGCGCCCGCATCGCCTGGCAACCTCAAGAACAACGACATGTTCCTGGCTTGGGGCAAAGCGGGCGGCAAAGAGAACCTGGCGGTGGCGCACCAGGGCCCAGGCAAGCCCTGGCTCACCCTGCAATCGGTGGCCGCCGTTCAGCTCAAGGCGCCGTTTGCTGCAGGCTATGCCATCACCAAGACCATCACGCCCGTGGAGCAGGCCAACAAGTCGCTGCCCGCAGGCCAATACACGCGCGGCGACGTGCTGCGCGTGACGCTGGAGGTCAACGCCAGCGCCGACATGACCTGGGTGGCCATCACCGACCCCATCCCGGGCGGTGCCACCATCCTGGGCAGCGGCCTGGGTCGCGATTCCGAGATCGCCACGCAAGGTGAGAAGAAGAGCGGCAGCGGCTGGGCTGCGTTTGAAGAGCGCAGCTTCGAGTCCTTCCGCAGCTATTACGAATATCTGCCCAAGGGCACCGTCAAGATGGAGTACACCGTGCGCCTGAACAACGCGGGTGACTTTGCGTTGCCGCCAAGCCGTGTCGAAGCCATGTATGCGCCCGAGATGTTTGGCGAGTCGCCCAATGCGCGGGTGAAGGTGCAGGTGGCCAAATAA